One genomic window of Streptomyces sp. WP-1 includes the following:
- a CDS encoding class I adenylate-forming enzyme family protein — MRAPAATALADPAPRRLDALLGRACARFADRVALDDGEDVLDYRALGERGHGIAAALTRAGHRRGEPVLVAVDNRCGDLVCELGAWTAGAVVVPVHRDSPAPVLRSTAERVGARLLLGDPRHRPTAWEDATGPAGHPWIDGIVPDAGAGPHGGALPRVPAELGADQALVVFTSGSTGRPKGVVLSHRVLHTKLRAISSTLPFAEGHSALHLLHLNFSFGQWTSLLTLATGGTLLLTPRFRAREVLDRLAERPVERTAVVPSMLRLIRRELDGSPDAAALLRRLAETGSPGTWICGGEPLPAGLGRGIRALLPHAGIADVFGLSESATSDFILTPDRYDDEAGTIGRPSPGVEYRIVPPGAAGTGPDAAGAAGPDSGADGTAAVPGAAGELWLRTDHLMTGYLDDTAATAATMAGPWLRTGDLARHRPQDGLVELVGRAKQLIVRGGAKISPLEVEEAYADHPDCAAGVAVGVPDALLGERLHLLFVPRAGRTPTEEELRAHGLARLEAHKVPERVHLVDEPPLGRTGKTDRAAAARIAAARAATPPAPDTATRGAA; from the coding sequence ATGAGGGCCCCCGCCGCCACCGCGCTCGCGGACCCCGCCCCCCGGCGGCTCGACGCGCTCCTCGGGCGCGCCTGCGCCCGCTTCGCGGACCGCGTCGCCCTGGACGACGGCGAGGACGTCCTGGACTACCGCGCCCTCGGTGAGCGCGGCCACGGCATCGCCGCCGCGCTCACGCGGGCCGGACACCGGCGCGGAGAACCCGTTCTCGTCGCCGTGGACAACCGGTGCGGCGACCTGGTGTGCGAACTCGGCGCCTGGACCGCCGGGGCGGTCGTGGTCCCGGTGCACCGCGACTCCCCCGCCCCGGTACTGCGCTCCACCGCCGAACGGGTCGGCGCCCGCCTGCTGCTCGGCGACCCACGGCACCGCCCCACGGCGTGGGAGGACGCCACCGGCCCGGCCGGCCATCCCTGGATCGACGGGATCGTCCCCGACGCCGGGGCCGGTCCGCACGGCGGCGCCCTGCCGCGGGTACCGGCCGAACTGGGCGCCGACCAGGCACTGGTGGTCTTCACCTCCGGCTCCACCGGCCGCCCCAAGGGCGTGGTGCTCTCCCACCGCGTCCTGCACACCAAGCTCCGGGCGATCTCCTCGACGCTGCCGTTCGCGGAGGGGCACAGCGCCCTGCACCTGCTGCACCTCAACTTCAGCTTCGGGCAGTGGACCTCCCTGCTCACCCTGGCCACCGGCGGCACCCTGCTGCTCACCCCGCGCTTCCGGGCCCGCGAGGTACTGGACCGCCTCGCCGAACGGCCCGTCGAGCGCACCGCCGTCGTGCCCAGCATGCTGCGGCTGATCCGCCGCGAACTGGACGGGTCCCCGGACGCGGCCGCCCTGCTGCGGCGGCTCGCCGAGACGGGCTCCCCCGGCACCTGGATCTGCGGCGGCGAACCCCTGCCCGCCGGACTGGGCCGCGGGATCAGGGCGCTGCTGCCGCACGCCGGGATCGCCGACGTCTTCGGGCTGAGCGAGAGCGCCACCTCCGACTTCATCCTCACGCCCGACCGCTACGACGACGAGGCCGGCACCATCGGGCGCCCCTCCCCCGGCGTGGAGTACCGCATCGTGCCGCCGGGCGCCGCCGGCACCGGCCCGGACGCCGCGGGCGCCGCCGGCCCGGACAGCGGTGCGGACGGGACGGCGGCGGTCCCCGGCGCGGCCGGTGAACTCTGGCTCCGCACGGACCATCTGATGACCGGGTACCTCGACGACACGGCCGCCACCGCCGCCACCATGGCCGGGCCCTGGCTGCGCACCGGCGACCTCGCCCGGCACCGGCCGCAGGACGGCCTGGTGGAACTCGTCGGCCGCGCCAAGCAGCTCATCGTGCGCGGCGGCGCCAAGATCTCCCCGCTGGAGGTGGAGGAGGCCTACGCCGACCACCCCGACTGCGCCGCCGGTGTGGCCGTCGGTGTTCCCGACGCCCTGCTGGGCGAACGCCTGCACCTGCTGTTCGTGCCCCGCGCGGGCCGGACGCCCACCGAGGAGGAGCTGCGGGCGCACGGGCTGGCCCGGCTGGAGGCCCACAAGGTGCCCGAGCGGGTGCACCTCGTCGACGAACCGCCGCTGGGGCGCACCGGCAAGACCGACCGGGCCGCGGCCGCGCGCATCGCCGCGGCACGCGCCGCCACGCCCCCGGCCCCCGACACCGCCACGCGGGGTGCGGCATGA
- a CDS encoding sugar phosphate isomerase/epimerase — MTLLGVSSGVLADRTDLAGLLAYEPDVVEFYNYPRSMLGTIGRFCDRHGIRPALHTPVPYDEPRPLRRFAPTGPDPDEAAAALRMTGATVRCAADLGALHVVVHFPSPYPPYPAAGFDSWCRDFLDAACGLAREHGVLVLVENLSAHPLLHSAADYRDALAGRPELGLCLDLGHAHLLGPRQGPLAYAQALGPAVRSMHLYNTTAARYPEHGHEPARPGQSAAAGYLPIAEVLPELLALTGAPAVVLEHRPLAAGDPEPGEIGRWIRSVIGRRRPGPPEEDGPPPRAPDGPARLAPTGPPCPAHP, encoded by the coding sequence ATGACCCTGCTGGGCGTCTCCTCCGGGGTGCTGGCCGACCGTACCGATCTGGCGGGACTGCTCGCGTACGAGCCCGATGTCGTCGAGTTCTACAACTACCCCCGGTCGATGCTCGGCACGATCGGCCGGTTCTGCGACCGCCACGGCATCCGGCCCGCGCTGCACACGCCCGTCCCCTACGACGAGCCGCGCCCGCTGCGCCGGTTCGCCCCGACCGGCCCGGACCCGGACGAGGCGGCGGCCGCGCTGCGGATGACCGGGGCCACGGTCCGCTGCGCGGCCGACCTCGGCGCGCTCCACGTGGTGGTGCACTTCCCGAGCCCCTATCCGCCCTACCCGGCGGCGGGGTTCGACAGCTGGTGCCGTGACTTCCTGGACGCCGCCTGCGGTCTGGCCCGCGAGCACGGGGTCCTCGTCCTGGTGGAGAACCTCTCCGCGCACCCGCTGCTGCACAGCGCGGCGGACTACCGCGACGCCCTCGCCGGCCGCCCGGAGCTGGGACTCTGCCTGGACCTCGGCCACGCCCACCTGCTCGGCCCCCGGCAGGGTCCGCTCGCCTACGCCCAGGCATTGGGCCCCGCCGTGCGCAGCATGCACCTGTACAACACCACCGCCGCGCGGTATCCCGAGCACGGCCACGAACCCGCCCGTCCCGGGCAGTCGGCCGCCGCGGGCTATCTGCCGATCGCCGAGGTGCTGCCCGAGCTGCTCGCCCTCACCGGCGCCCCCGCCGTCGTCCTGGAGCACCGGCCCCTGGCAGCCGGTGACCCGGAGCCCGGGGAGATCGGCCGGTGGATCCGGTCGGTGATCGGCCGCCGCCGGCCGGGCCCCCCGGAGGAGGACGGCCCTCCCCCGCGCGCGCCGGACGGTCCCGCCCGCCTCGCGCCCACCGGACCTCCCTGTCCCGCCCACCCCTGA
- a CDS encoding pyridoxal phosphate-dependent aminotransferase, with amino-acid sequence MTGLRHRPPGGPRRGRLAAHGHNVFAEMSALAAEHAAVNLGQGFPDTAGPQTVVESAVRALRAGHHQYPPVPGLPGLRRAVADHQRRFYGLDIDPDREAVVTTGASEALAAALLALTSPGDEVVALEPFYDSYAACASLAGATLVPVRLHAPDFTFDTRDLAAAITGRTRVLLLNTPHNPTGAVLSAEQLCEVAALARAHDLLVISDEVYEHLVFEGVHQPVAALPGMFERTLTVSSAGKSFSFTGWKVGWATGPADLVTAVREVKQHLSFAGGTPFQHAVADALRLPDEYFATATDRLRRRRDLMTDGLRALGFDVRPPRGTYFVTADITPLGERDGLEFCRALPRRCGVAAIPHQVFYTDPDAGRRHVRFAFCKRESVLRQALDRLKEGLG; translated from the coding sequence GTGACCGGCCTACGGCACCGGCCGCCCGGCGGTCCGCGGCGCGGCCGCCTCGCCGCCCACGGGCACAACGTCTTCGCCGAGATGTCGGCCCTGGCCGCGGAGCACGCCGCCGTCAACCTCGGCCAGGGCTTCCCCGACACCGCGGGCCCCCAGACCGTCGTCGAATCCGCCGTGCGGGCCCTGCGCGCCGGACACCACCAGTACCCGCCGGTCCCCGGCCTGCCCGGCCTGCGCCGCGCCGTCGCCGACCACCAACGCCGCTTCTACGGACTGGACATCGATCCCGACCGGGAGGCCGTCGTCACCACCGGCGCCTCCGAGGCCCTGGCCGCGGCGCTGCTCGCGCTGACCTCGCCCGGTGACGAGGTCGTGGCCCTGGAGCCCTTCTACGACTCCTACGCGGCCTGTGCCTCCCTGGCCGGGGCCACCCTGGTGCCGGTGCGGCTGCACGCGCCGGACTTCACCTTCGACACCCGGGACCTGGCCGCGGCGATCACCGGGCGCACACGGGTCCTGCTGCTCAACACGCCCCACAACCCGACCGGCGCGGTCCTGTCCGCCGAGCAGCTGTGCGAGGTGGCCGCGCTGGCCCGCGCCCACGATCTGCTGGTGATCTCCGACGAGGTCTACGAGCACCTGGTCTTCGAAGGGGTCCACCAGCCCGTCGCGGCGCTGCCCGGCATGTTCGAGCGGACGCTCACCGTGTCCTCGGCCGGCAAGTCCTTCTCCTTCACCGGCTGGAAGGTCGGCTGGGCGACCGGCCCCGCCGACCTGGTCACCGCGGTCCGCGAGGTCAAGCAGCACCTCTCCTTCGCGGGCGGCACCCCCTTCCAGCACGCCGTGGCCGACGCCCTGCGCCTGCCCGACGAGTACTTCGCCACCGCCACGGACCGCCTGCGGCGGCGCCGGGACCTGATGACCGACGGGCTGCGCGCCCTCGGCTTCGACGTCCGGCCGCCGCGGGGCACGTACTTCGTCACCGCCGACATCACGCCCCTGGGCGAGCGGGACGGGCTGGAGTTCTGCCGCGCGCTGCCCCGGCGCTGCGGTGTCGCCGCCATCCCCCACCAGGTCTTCTACACCGACCCGGACGCCGGGCGCCGCCACGTCCGCTTCGCCTTCTGCAAGCGCGAGAGCGTGCTGCGCCAGGCACTGGACAGGCTGAAGGAGGGACTGGGGTGA
- a CDS encoding trans-aconitate 2-methyltransferase → MTTTPRPARHTDLPGPAGGPRNLDLRYAERPVDRDHPHYFPFVVDHAAAWLEDVPGTAVCEVGCAAGAFAHYLLERHPGTDLTGVDIQPALVEQARLRVPGARFVTGDVLRPDTLPTGPFTTVFMVALHSHFDDPRQWIDALLRLTAPGGRAYVFGLFNPEPVDVVVRLRHPDGDPEWLPGWNQFSVRTVGRLLEEAGLRHAFHRYLPAAARARRPEDPLRSHTVPDPQTEAGADPALVFLNGSQMLHRFALLEIHRPEAAAAGSGGRP, encoded by the coding sequence ATGACCACCACACCCCGACCCGCACGGCACACGGACCTGCCCGGACCGGCCGGCGGCCCGCGCAACCTGGACCTGCGCTACGCCGAGCGCCCCGTGGACAGGGACCACCCGCACTACTTCCCCTTCGTCGTCGACCACGCCGCGGCCTGGCTGGAGGACGTCCCCGGCACCGCGGTGTGCGAAGTGGGCTGCGCGGCCGGGGCCTTCGCCCACTATCTCCTCGAACGGCACCCCGGAACCGACCTGACCGGTGTGGACATCCAGCCCGCCCTGGTCGAGCAGGCCCGGCTGCGGGTGCCCGGCGCCCGCTTCGTGACCGGCGACGTGCTGCGGCCCGACACCCTGCCCACCGGGCCGTTCACCACCGTCTTCATGGTGGCCCTGCACAGCCACTTCGACGACCCCCGGCAGTGGATCGACGCGCTGCTGCGCCTGACCGCGCCCGGCGGACGTGCCTACGTCTTCGGCCTGTTCAACCCCGAGCCGGTGGACGTCGTCGTCCGGCTGCGCCACCCGGACGGCGACCCCGAGTGGCTGCCCGGCTGGAACCAGTTCTCCGTGCGGACGGTCGGCCGGCTGCTGGAGGAGGCCGGACTGCGGCATGCCTTCCACCGCTACCTGCCCGCTGCGGCCCGCGCACGGCGGCCCGAGGACCCGCTGCGCTCGCACACCGTGCCCGACCCGCAGACCGAGGCCGGAGCGGACCCGGCGCTGGTGTTCCTCAACGGCAGCCAGATGCTGCACCGTTTCGCGCTGCTGGAGATCCACCGGCCCGAAGCCGCGGCGGCCGGCAGCGGCGGCCGGCCGTGA
- a CDS encoding nucleoside-diphosphate kinase produces MSESQHSLLLIKPDGVSRRLQPYILDTVRDAGLTVLCHHRILLDEDDIRRAFADMRRSENPLEHLTLDLWYAHRPMEVIVVRGGDDTMETAAAVKRKARAAYRLGVWANVVHTPDHWEEFALQLSVFGQDCADCRALLGDTDFGHYQDVPQAYPPGILLPPRWRDPEALSAVVEPLWRDPASCVWRPTYPRLYEAPHPADGPRDHAVCVTRSPNQLSFDNLVAAVMAALPGMDFPRAFEVIFTSLHHAEFPLAAGTLAECEGYAASLWDTGLRTVVRALDDDFVYPAEDGPAHRTAVAGVGAGSGSGVGSGSGSGVGSGSGSGSGARKVPA; encoded by the coding sequence GTGTCGGAGAGCCAGCACTCCCTGCTTCTGATCAAGCCGGACGGGGTCTCGCGCCGCCTCCAGCCCTACATCCTCGACACGGTGCGCGACGCCGGGCTGACCGTCCTGTGCCACCACCGGATCCTGCTGGACGAGGACGACATCCGCCGGGCCTTCGCCGACATGCGACGCAGCGAGAACCCGCTGGAGCACCTCACCCTCGACCTCTGGTACGCGCACCGGCCCATGGAGGTGATCGTCGTCCGCGGCGGCGACGACACCATGGAGACGGCCGCCGCCGTCAAGCGCAAGGCACGCGCCGCCTACCGCCTCGGCGTGTGGGCCAACGTGGTCCACACCCCGGACCACTGGGAGGAGTTCGCGCTCCAGCTCTCCGTCTTCGGGCAGGACTGCGCGGACTGCCGGGCCCTGCTGGGCGACACCGACTTCGGGCACTACCAGGACGTTCCGCAGGCCTACCCGCCCGGGATCCTGCTGCCCCCGCGATGGCGCGATCCCGAGGCGCTGAGCGCGGTCGTCGAACCGCTGTGGCGCGACCCGGCCTCCTGCGTCTGGCGCCCCACCTACCCCCGTCTGTACGAGGCGCCGCACCCCGCGGACGGGCCGCGCGACCACGCCGTGTGCGTCACCCGCTCGCCCAACCAGCTCTCCTTCGACAACCTGGTCGCCGCCGTGATGGCCGCCCTGCCCGGCATGGACTTCCCGCGCGCCTTCGAGGTGATCTTCACCTCCCTGCACCACGCCGAGTTCCCGCTGGCCGCCGGCACGCTCGCGGAGTGCGAGGGATACGCGGCGTCGCTGTGGGACACCGGCCTGCGCACCGTCGTCCGGGCGCTGGACGACGACTTCGTCTATCCCGCCGAGGACGGGCCCGCGCACCGGACCGCGGTCGCAGGCGTGGGCGCGGGCTCCGGCTCGGGCGTGGGCTCGGGCTCGGGCTCGGGCGTGGGCTCGGGCTCCGGCTCGGGCTCGGGCGCCCGGAAGGTTCCGGCATGA
- a CDS encoding ABC transporter ATP-binding protein, whose protein sequence is MAIVDVQDLGRVFTPRRGAEVTALEGVTFSIGEGEVLGLLGPNGAGKTTLSRILTTLLLPTSGTARIGGHDVVRRPKEVRRLIGLVLGGDRGLYGRLTARQNLLYWGALQGLGGKQARRRTDEMLERFGLGARADDRVELFSRGMVQRVHLARALLSSPPLLIMDEPTNGMDPHAGAGFRQLVHELKDAGCTVVLTTHDMHEAQDVCTRIALIDHGRILRIGAADELLARIGAPRTIRAEGVRAEVAARIAELPGSTEVTEQGSLTARLDGPQAQSAALALLLEAGATEIAVAPPGLTELYRTVITDREFAV, encoded by the coding sequence GTGGCGATCGTCGACGTACAAGACCTCGGCCGGGTGTTCACCCCCCGCCGCGGCGCCGAGGTCACCGCGCTGGAAGGGGTGACCTTCAGCATCGGTGAGGGGGAGGTGCTCGGTCTGCTCGGCCCGAACGGCGCCGGCAAGACCACCCTCTCCCGCATCCTGACCACCCTGCTGCTGCCCACCTCCGGAACCGCCCGGATCGGCGGCCACGACGTCGTGCGCCGGCCCAAGGAGGTCCGCCGCCTGATCGGCCTGGTCCTGGGCGGCGACCGGGGCCTGTACGGCCGCCTGACGGCACGTCAGAACCTGCTGTACTGGGGCGCCTTGCAGGGCCTCGGCGGCAAGCAGGCCCGGCGGCGGACCGACGAGATGCTGGAGCGCTTCGGGCTCGGCGCCCGCGCCGACGACCGCGTCGAGCTCTTCTCGCGCGGCATGGTCCAGCGCGTCCACCTCGCCCGGGCCCTGCTGAGCAGCCCCCCGCTGCTGATCATGGACGAGCCGACCAACGGCATGGACCCGCACGCCGGGGCCGGCTTCCGCCAGCTCGTCCACGAACTGAAGGACGCGGGCTGCACGGTCGTCCTGACCACGCACGACATGCACGAGGCCCAGGACGTCTGCACCCGCATCGCCCTCATCGACCACGGCCGCATCCTGCGCATCGGCGCCGCCGACGAGCTGCTCGCCCGCATCGGCGCGCCGCGCACGATCCGGGCCGAGGGCGTCCGCGCCGAGGTCGCCGCCCGGATCGCGGAACTGCCCGGCAGCACCGAGGTCACCGAGCAGGGCTCCCTCACCGCCCGGCTCGACGGCCCACAGGCCCAGTCCGCGGCGCTGGCCCTCCTGCTGGAGGCCGGGGCCACCGAGATCGCGGTGGCCCCGCCGGGACTCACCGAGCTGTACCGCACGGTCATCACCGACCGGGAGTTCGCGGTCTGA
- a CDS encoding pentapeptide repeat-containing protein, translated as MPDTPSLELLRRLAAADDDLRPALLKHVSETTQRLIDRTGRGMDLTEADLSGLDLRGADLRRATLNRALLHSTRLQEADLSEVTMVCPGMERTNLTGASLRSAYVHALAAQTCVFDGADLTGLRDATGTLFHGCSMRGTHLDDGHLSGSSFYQCDLADASMRNMNLQGALISECLLDSATLDGSCVDQLSITKSSLRETSLRSVAGHGLALQRLTAADGLVLADAGLPQLRLTGIQAHGWSAAGLKAPDGDFTDLAVTAADLSGAQLTGARWVRCTLPQVRLGGASLNNGSIVESSLRGAVLTAARGENLHIVESDLSDAEMSTFLGRCLTVRDSSLAGANLRHANLYRAMITGDPPRGMSLRRAVLDGATLVQAYFAADLREAGLVGANCAYSRFSQSDLSGARLDGAGMYQSTWVKTVVTGASLTGVKAPVFTDRCPGLAEALERDGGPAAREFAAFTESLGAALAKGRKGST; from the coding sequence ATGCCCGACACCCCTTCCCTGGAACTGCTGCGGCGCCTGGCCGCCGCCGACGACGATCTGCGCCCCGCGCTCCTCAAACACGTCTCCGAGACCACCCAGCGCCTGATCGACCGCACCGGCCGCGGCATGGACCTCACCGAGGCCGACCTGAGCGGGCTCGACCTGCGCGGGGCCGACCTGCGCCGGGCCACCCTCAACCGGGCTCTGCTGCACAGCACCCGCCTCCAGGAGGCGGACCTCTCCGAGGTCACCATGGTGTGTCCCGGCATGGAACGCACCAACCTCACCGGGGCCAGCCTGCGCTCCGCCTACGTCCACGCCCTCGCCGCGCAGACCTGTGTGTTCGACGGCGCCGACCTGACCGGGCTGCGGGACGCCACCGGCACCCTCTTCCACGGGTGCAGCATGCGCGGCACCCACCTGGACGACGGGCACCTGTCCGGCTCCTCGTTCTACCAGTGCGACCTGGCCGACGCCTCGATGCGCAACATGAACCTCCAGGGCGCGCTGATCAGCGAATGCCTGCTGGACTCCGCCACGCTGGACGGCTCCTGCGTCGACCAGCTCTCGATCACCAAGTCCAGTCTGCGCGAGACCTCGCTGCGTTCGGTGGCCGGCCACGGTCTGGCCCTGCAACGCCTCACGGCCGCCGACGGCCTGGTGCTCGCCGACGCGGGACTGCCCCAGCTCCGGCTCACCGGCATTCAGGCGCACGGCTGGAGCGCGGCCGGGCTCAAGGCACCCGACGGCGACTTCACCGACCTCGCCGTCACCGCCGCCGACCTCAGCGGCGCCCAGCTCACCGGGGCCCGCTGGGTGCGCTGCACCCTGCCGCAGGTCCGCCTCGGCGGGGCGTCGCTGAACAACGGCAGCATCGTGGAGAGCAGCCTGCGCGGGGCGGTCCTGACCGCCGCCCGCGGCGAGAACCTCCACATCGTGGAGAGCGACCTGTCCGACGCCGAGATGAGCACCTTCCTGGGCCGCTGTCTCACCGTGCGCGACTCCAGCCTCGCCGGGGCCAACCTGCGCCACGCCAACCTCTACCGGGCGATGATCACGGGTGATCCGCCGCGCGGCATGAGCCTGCGCCGCGCCGTCCTGGACGGCGCCACCCTCGTACAGGCCTACTTCGCCGCGGACCTGCGCGAGGCCGGCCTGGTCGGCGCGAACTGCGCCTACAGCCGGTTCAGCCAGTCCGACCTGTCCGGTGCCCGGCTCGACGGTGCCGGGATGTACCAGTCCACCTGGGTGAAGACCGTCGTGACCGGCGCCAGTCTGACGGGTGTCAAGGCACCGGTGTTCACCGACCGCTGCCCGGGGCTGGCCGAGGCCCTGGAGCGCGACGGCGGGCCGGCCGCGCGCGAGTTCGCCGCCTTCACCGAGAGCCTGGGCGCCGCGCTGGCCAAGGGCCGCAAGGGTTCGACGTGA
- a CDS encoding pitrilysin family protein, with the protein MTEQLLMQNVPVLVDHTPGSRTTTVCVALGSGARHDPEGVAGATHMLEHLVMSVPLDGGPSLSERIERLGGNSNALTSPELLVIYAQVLNADAPQVISWIGTALLHPELTAAHLDRERQVVLQELGAAASDPSDAVQDAFLAQLFAGHPLGSPVGGDPESIARITVDAMRDAHRQALSGAPVAVSAVGGLPPEELLAALDKAGLGTLPAAPPLGARPLQDPPPVRTATPERWPEEFCWVQAGSRAPHLGDPRRHAYTVLGHLMGASPASLLYARIRNDEALAYSFQSWSRSYSDTGAWRMLAGVDPANGPRLLDSFRALLAEIASDGPGEEAFSAAVRQAVVEVVLRAESQQEAAIALATDRVLAAEVTLPEQEIEALGRVTAHEVATAAAAVARDLVAVVRPEAERAL; encoded by the coding sequence GTGACCGAACAGCTCCTGATGCAGAACGTCCCCGTACTGGTGGACCACACCCCCGGCAGCCGCACCACCACCGTGTGCGTGGCCCTCGGATCGGGTGCCCGGCACGACCCCGAGGGGGTCGCCGGTGCCACGCACATGCTCGAACACCTCGTCATGTCGGTCCCGTTGGACGGCGGCCCCTCGCTGAGCGAGCGCATCGAGCGGCTCGGCGGCAACTCCAACGCCCTCACGAGCCCCGAACTCCTGGTGATCTACGCCCAGGTGCTCAACGCGGACGCGCCCCAGGTCATCAGCTGGATCGGCACGGCCCTGCTCCACCCCGAACTGACCGCCGCCCACCTGGACAGGGAACGCCAGGTCGTCCTCCAGGAACTGGGCGCCGCGGCCTCCGACCCCTCCGACGCGGTGCAGGACGCCTTCCTGGCCCAGCTGTTCGCCGGCCACCCGCTCGGCTCCCCGGTCGGCGGCGACCCCGAGAGCATCGCCCGCATCACGGTGGACGCCATGCGCGACGCCCACCGCCAGGCCCTGTCCGGCGCGCCCGTCGCGGTGAGCGCCGTCGGCGGACTGCCCCCCGAGGAACTGCTCGCCGCCCTCGACAAGGCGGGCCTCGGCACCCTCCCGGCCGCGCCGCCCCTCGGCGCCCGCCCGCTCCAGGACCCGCCGCCGGTCCGCACCGCCACCCCGGAGCGCTGGCCCGAGGAGTTCTGCTGGGTGCAGGCGGGCAGCCGGGCGCCGCACCTCGGCGATCCGCGCCGGCACGCCTACACCGTGCTCGGCCATCTGATGGGCGCCAGCCCCGCCTCCCTGCTCTACGCGCGCATCCGCAACGACGAGGCGCTCGCCTACTCCTTCCAGTCCTGGTCCCGCAGCTACAGCGACACCGGCGCCTGGCGGATGCTGGCCGGTGTCGACCCCGCCAACGGCCCCCGGCTCCTGGACTCCTTCCGCGCGCTGCTCGCCGAGATCGCCTCCGACGGGCCGGGCGAGGAGGCCTTCTCGGCAGCCGTCCGGCAGGCCGTGGTGGAGGTCGTGCTGCGCGCCGAGTCCCAGCAGGAGGCCGCCATCGCGCTGGCCACCGACCGGGTGCTGGCCGCCGAAGTCACCCTGCCCGAGCAGGAGATCGAGGCCCTCGGACGGGTCACCGCTCACGAGGTCGCCACCGCGGCGGCCGCGGTGGCGCGCGACCTGGTCGCCGTGGTCCGGCCCGAGGCGGAGCGAGCCCTGTGA
- a CDS encoding DapH/DapD/GlmU-related protein, translating into MTIDQSPDDGSAGRRRLIEAGVTLGPGVRAWLGANVRIGRDVTIGAGTVLAADTLTLGDGVTIGENCDLRAGTLFLGDAGELQDSVTVLVADAFEIEGGGRIESGTRITCRSFQADRLLYLGQGTSVGYGGTTASTSHVVLGSRVAIGPHSILNANHPIILGDQVGSGSHLTVWTHGFHFGHRLLDGYPATFAPVRIERNVWLAYHATVLPGVTIGADTIVAAGSVVSRSLPAGVLAGGVPAAVKRTLDPRPPRGAEAHRCVDALLDDWIAELQWKGLTAERTADGGIDVGDGHRVLLVTGDTGPDTVNAHAAGRRAFHLLTVEDRPDLRPWTGRGRTLFELRSGRLTGGLDGIGHDLRDFLRRNALPCGDQLPFRSLPVEGFARLAALTRKPTTTGSGR; encoded by the coding sequence GTGACCATCGACCAGAGCCCCGACGACGGATCGGCCGGCCGGCGCCGGCTGATCGAGGCCGGAGTGACACTGGGGCCGGGCGTGCGCGCCTGGCTCGGCGCCAATGTCCGCATCGGCCGTGACGTGACCATCGGCGCCGGTACGGTCCTGGCCGCGGACACCCTCACGCTGGGCGACGGCGTCACCATCGGGGAGAACTGCGACCTGCGCGCCGGGACCCTCTTCCTGGGGGACGCCGGCGAGTTACAGGACTCGGTCACCGTGCTGGTCGCCGACGCCTTCGAGATCGAGGGCGGCGGCCGCATCGAGTCCGGGACCCGCATCACCTGCCGGTCCTTCCAGGCCGACCGGCTGCTCTACCTCGGTCAGGGCACCAGCGTCGGCTACGGCGGCACCACCGCCTCCACCTCGCACGTCGTCCTCGGCTCCCGGGTGGCGATCGGGCCGCACAGCATCCTCAACGCCAACCACCCCATCATCCTGGGCGACCAGGTCGGCTCCGGCTCGCACCTCACCGTGTGGACCCACGGATTCCACTTCGGCCACCGGCTCCTGGACGGTTACCCCGCGACCTTCGCGCCCGTGCGCATCGAGCGGAACGTGTGGCTCGCCTACCACGCCACGGTGCTCCCCGGGGTGACCATCGGCGCCGACACCATCGTCGCCGCGGGCAGCGTGGTCAGCCGCAGCCTGCCCGCCGGGGTGCTGGCGGGCGGTGTGCCCGCCGCCGTCAAGCGCACCCTGGATCCCCGTCCCCCGCGGGGCGCCGAGGCCCACCGGTGCGTCGACGCGCTGCTCGACGACTGGATCGCCGAACTCCAGTGGAAGGGCCTGACCGCCGAGCGCACCGCCGACGGCGGGATCGACGTCGGCGACGGCCACCGCGTGCTGCTGGTCACCGGGGACACCGGTCCCGACACCGTCAACGCCCACGCCGCCGGCCGGCGGGCCTTCCATCTGCTCACCGTGGAGGACCGCCCCGACCTGCGTCCCTGGACCGGCCGCGGCCGCACCCTGTTCGAACTGCGCTCCGGGCGGCTGACCGGCGGCCTCGACGGGATCGGCCACGACCTGCGCGACTTCCTGCGCCGCAACGCCCTGCCCTGCGGCGACCAACTGCCCTTCCGCAGCCTGCCCGTCGAGGGATTCGCCCGGCTGGCCGCGCTCACCCGCAAGCCCACGACCACCGGGAGCGGCCGATGA